One genomic window of Nitrospirota bacterium includes the following:
- a CDS encoding YajQ family cyclic di-GMP-binding protein, giving the protein MADQNSFDVVSQIDMQEVKNAVEQATKEIRQRFDFKDSKTELTLTEKDKTLVVVSDDEYKLKAVLEILKAKFVKRNVSLKALTYGAVEPALAGTVRQTITLQSGIASDKAKEISQAIRDGKFKAQAQIQGDQVRIQSKSRDELQAVIAFLKQKDFGIDLQFLNYR; this is encoded by the coding sequence ATGGCCGATCAGAATTCGTTCGACGTGGTGTCGCAGATCGACATGCAGGAAGTGAAGAACGCGGTGGAGCAGGCCACGAAGGAAATCCGCCAGCGCTTCGACTTCAAAGATTCCAAGACCGAGCTCACGCTGACGGAAAAGGACAAGACGCTGGTCGTGGTCTCGGACGACGAGTACAAGCTCAAGGCGGTGCTGGAAATCCTGAAGGCCAAGTTCGTCAAGCGCAACGTATCGCTGAAAGCCCTGACCTACGGGGCCGTGGAGCCGGCGCTGGCCGGGACGGTGCGGCAGACGATCACGCTGCAAAGCGGCATCGCCTCCGACAAGGCCAAGGAGATCAGCCAGGCGATCCGCGACGGGAAATTCAAGGCCCAGGCGCAGATCCAGGGGGACCAGGTGCGGATCCAGAGCAAGAGCCGGGATGAACTCCAGGCGGTGATCGCATTCTTAAAGCAAAAGGACTTTGGCATTGATCTGCAATTCCTTAATTATCGGTAG
- a CDS encoding carbon starvation protein A produces MSVAMKALWMLIASVCALAFGFVTGLVNPGEKVNGLWLVVAAACFYVLAFRFYARFLARRVMELNDERVTPAHRLKDGKNFYPANKYVLFGHHFAAIAGAGPLLGPVLAAQFGYLPGFLWLVIGAVLAGAVQDFIILVASMRRNGRSLPEIAQDEVGIVTGATTAVAVLFIVVVALAGLGLAVVNALYRNAWGTFTIAMTVPIGFLMGFYLQKFRPGRVGEMTVLGVALLLLAVWGGRLVAQSDTASWFHFERPTLVWLLAGYGFLASILPGWMLLDPRGYLSTFMKIGVVVLLAAGVMAMAPIIEMPRVTAFVHGGGPIIPGTLFPFLFITIACGAISGFHSLVSSGTTPKMIARESYSIVGYGAMLMESFVGVMALIAASVLVPGDYLAINTLLSPEALAAMGFPVSRIEELSHLVESDVAGRPGGAVSLAVGMASIFSGLPGMAHLMAYWYQFALLFEALFILTTIDAGTRVARYLVQEMGGRLYRPLRQISWWPGVLASSALVVGAWGYLIGTGSISTIWPMFGAANQLLGTLALCIGTTVLIKMQKARYLWITIGPMLFVGAITLTGCYELAFLFLHKAATAGAAEPVLPLYLDAALVGAVALLAVIVLADSLRQWYGYLVEGKPCTSSEVLVGPGGVPLGGASPAHGEGLRITVDRCC; encoded by the coding sequence ATGAGCGTGGCGATGAAAGCTCTGTGGATGCTGATCGCGTCGGTCTGCGCGCTGGCCTTCGGCTTCGTCACGGGCCTGGTCAATCCGGGCGAAAAGGTGAACGGCCTCTGGCTGGTCGTGGCGGCGGCCTGCTTCTACGTCCTCGCCTTCCGGTTCTACGCCCGGTTTCTGGCGCGACGGGTCATGGAGCTGAACGACGAGCGGGTGACGCCCGCGCACCGGCTCAAAGACGGCAAGAATTTCTACCCGGCCAACAAGTATGTTCTCTTCGGCCACCACTTCGCCGCCATCGCCGGAGCCGGCCCGCTGCTGGGGCCGGTGCTGGCGGCCCAGTTCGGCTACCTGCCCGGCTTCCTCTGGCTCGTGATCGGCGCCGTGCTGGCGGGGGCGGTGCAGGACTTCATCATCCTCGTGGCCTCGATGCGGCGCAATGGCCGGTCCCTGCCGGAGATCGCGCAGGATGAAGTCGGGATCGTCACCGGGGCGACGACCGCCGTGGCGGTGCTGTTCATCGTGGTCGTGGCGCTGGCGGGGCTGGGACTCGCCGTGGTCAACGCCTTGTATCGGAATGCCTGGGGGACGTTTACGATCGCCATGACGGTGCCCATCGGGTTCCTTATGGGGTTCTACCTGCAGAAATTCCGTCCGGGCCGCGTCGGGGAGATGACGGTGCTGGGGGTTGCGCTGCTCCTGTTGGCCGTCTGGGGCGGGCGCCTCGTGGCCCAATCCGATACGGCAAGCTGGTTCCATTTCGAGCGGCCGACGCTGGTGTGGCTCCTGGCCGGCTACGGGTTTCTCGCGAGCATCCTGCCGGGCTGGATGCTCCTGGACCCGCGCGGCTACCTGTCCACTTTCATGAAGATCGGCGTGGTCGTGCTCCTGGCGGCCGGGGTGATGGCGATGGCCCCGATCATCGAGATGCCGCGGGTCACGGCCTTCGTGCACGGAGGTGGGCCGATCATTCCCGGGACGCTCTTCCCGTTTCTCTTCATTACGATCGCCTGCGGCGCCATCTCTGGGTTCCATTCGCTGGTCTCGTCCGGCACGACGCCCAAGATGATCGCGCGGGAGTCCTACTCCATCGTGGGCTACGGGGCCATGCTGATGGAAAGCTTTGTGGGCGTGATGGCGCTGATCGCCGCGTCGGTCCTGGTGCCGGGCGATTATCTGGCGATCAACACGCTGCTCTCGCCGGAGGCGCTGGCGGCCATGGGCTTTCCCGTTTCGCGGATCGAGGAGCTGTCCCACCTCGTCGAGTCGGACGTGGCCGGGCGGCCGGGCGGAGCCGTGTCGTTGGCGGTCGGGATGGCCTCGATCTTTTCCGGTCTCCCCGGCATGGCGCACTTGATGGCCTATTGGTACCAGTTCGCGCTCCTGTTCGAAGCCCTGTTCATCCTGACCACGATCGACGCAGGCACCCGCGTGGCCCGCTATCTGGTGCAGGAAATGGGCGGGCGCCTCTATCGGCCCTTGCGGCAGATATCCTGGTGGCCGGGCGTGCTGGCCAGCAGCGCCCTCGTGGTGGGGGCCTGGGGCTATCTGATCGGGACCGGCAGCATCTCGACGATCTGGCCCATGTTCGGGGCGGCGAACCAACTGCTCGGCACCCTGGCCCTCTGTATCGGGACGACTGTCTTGATCAAGATGCAGAAGGCCCGGTATCTCTGGATCACGATCGGGCCGATGCTGTTCGTCGGCGCCATCACGTTGACCGGCTGCTATGAGCTGGCTTTCTTGTTCCTGCACAAAGCGGCAACAGCCGGGGCCGCCGAGCCGGTCTTGCCCCTCTATCTGGATGCGGCGCTGGTGGGAGCGGTGGCCCTGTTGGCGGTGATCGTGCTGGCGGACAGTCTGCGCCAATGGTATGGCTATCTGGTGGAAGGGAAGCCCTGTACGAGCAGCGAGGTGTTAGTGGGGCCGGGCGGAGTGCCGTTGGGCGGGGCTTCTCCGGCCCATGGGGAGGGGTTGCGGATTACCGTGGATCGCTGTTGTTGA
- a CDS encoding aminotransferase class V-fold PLP-dependent enzyme: MILLSPGPVNVSARVRAALQRPDLCHRESEFADLMQGIRRKLVQAFVPGAEADYTAVLLTGSGSAAVEAAVLSSLPNGKRALVINNGVYGERLSSIVGVHRLGVNEFKLDWGTRPDPEKLRLALRQHPEVHVVAMVHHETTTGLINPVKEMAEVADSLNRVFVLDSVSGLGGEELDVAGPHLYMVAGTAHDCLQGVPGVSFVLVRKGFMERMKAYPKRSWYLHLPHYYEDAEKGSSPVTPAVQVFQAFDEALNELLEEGVAARIQRYKNAAAQIRKKMDALGMKPVLPVELQSNSLTAYHLPDGVTYQALHDKLKEQGYVIYPGQGLLEGKIFRVANMGALTGQQIDGFLTAFQGTIRTIAAR; encoded by the coding sequence ATGATTCTGTTAAGCCCCGGCCCGGTCAATGTGTCGGCGCGCGTGCGCGCGGCACTTCAACGTCCCGATCTCTGCCATCGGGAGTCTGAGTTTGCGGACCTCATGCAAGGGATCAGGCGAAAGCTGGTTCAGGCGTTCGTGCCAGGGGCGGAGGCGGACTATACCGCGGTGCTCCTGACCGGCTCGGGCAGCGCGGCCGTGGAAGCGGCGGTGCTCTCCTCGCTCCCGAACGGCAAGCGAGCGCTGGTGATCAACAATGGCGTCTACGGCGAGCGCCTCTCCTCCATCGTCGGCGTGCACCGGCTGGGGGTCAACGAGTTCAAGCTGGATTGGGGCACGAGGCCGGACCCGGAGAAGCTGCGGCTGGCGTTGCGCCAGCACCCGGAAGTCCACGTGGTCGCGATGGTGCACCATGAGACCACGACGGGCTTGATCAATCCCGTGAAGGAGATGGCCGAGGTGGCCGACAGCCTGAACCGCGTCTTCGTCCTGGACTCGGTCAGCGGCCTGGGCGGGGAAGAACTCGACGTGGCTGGGCCGCACCTCTATATGGTGGCCGGCACGGCTCATGACTGTCTCCAGGGGGTGCCCGGCGTGTCCTTCGTGCTGGTTCGCAAGGGGTTCATGGAGCGGATGAAGGCTTATCCCAAACGGTCCTGGTATCTGCACCTGCCCCATTACTATGAAGACGCGGAGAAGGGGAGCAGCCCCGTCACCCCGGCGGTGCAAGTCTTTCAGGCGTTCGACGAAGCGCTCAACGAATTGTTGGAGGAGGGAGTGGCCGCCCGGATCCAGCGCTACAAGAACGCCGCGGCACAGATTCGGAAAAAGATGGACGCACTGGGGATGAAACCGGTCCTACCGGTGGAACTGCAGTCCAACAGTCTCACGGCCTATCATCTGCCGGACGGAGTGACCTATCAGGCGCTCCACGACAAGCTGAAGGAGCAGGGCTACGTCATCTATCCGGGGCAGGGGTTGTTGGAGGGGAAGATCTTTCGCGTGGCCAACATGGGCGCCTTGACCGGGCAGCAGATCGACGGATTCCTCACGGCTTTCCAGGGCACGATACGCACGATTGCGGCCCGGTGA
- a CDS encoding sulfopyruvate decarboxylase subunit beta: protein MRPEEGTMQSRARAIQALLDLVSDQPVIICNGFASREAFKVKDRPENFYMTGSMGMAAAIGLGVALHKPQKKVVVLDGDGNVLMGLGTLATVGALKPKNFIHVVLDNEVYGSGGNQPSYSRVVKLDQVAKAAGYVNVERVREREDLVYEFKDMLGKDGPSLLLVKITEQVEDVPWVPLPPAQIAERFRKAIE from the coding sequence ATGAGACCGGAAGAAGGGACCATGCAGAGCCGGGCCAGGGCGATCCAAGCCCTGTTGGACCTGGTCAGCGATCAGCCGGTCATCATTTGCAATGGGTTCGCCTCGCGGGAAGCCTTCAAGGTCAAAGACCGTCCCGAGAATTTTTATATGACCGGCTCCATGGGCATGGCGGCGGCGATCGGGCTGGGAGTGGCGCTGCACAAGCCGCAGAAAAAGGTCGTGGTGCTGGACGGGGACGGGAACGTGCTGATGGGCCTGGGCACGTTGGCGACGGTCGGCGCGCTGAAACCGAAAAACTTCATCCACGTGGTGCTGGATAACGAAGTCTATGGGAGCGGGGGCAACCAGCCGTCCTATTCGCGGGTCGTGAAGCTGGACCAGGTCGCCAAGGCCGCCGGCTACGTGAACGTGGAGCGGGTGCGTGAGCGGGAGGACCTGGTCTACGAGTTCAAGGACATGCTGGGGAAGGACGGGCCCAGTCTGTTGCTGGTCAAGATCACCGAGCAAGTGGAAGATGTGCCCTGGGTTCCGCTCCCACCGGCCCAGATTGCCGAACGGTTCCGGAAAGCCATCGAATAA